The Dendropsophus ebraccatus isolate aDenEbr1 chromosome 3, aDenEbr1.pat, whole genome shotgun sequence genome includes a region encoding these proteins:
- the EMB gene encoding embigin, which yields MQSAGLSAHPALPLHPPGCPDMRLSALLHPLLVPLCCGILSVASPGITSNTAGPDMTPEAAQMGEDVFSNYTKAIHSLLITDFSTKKIVIHDALHLKLECTLVVGSMDSQMKVLWKHGEEEISSNQYTYNYTDNQWHTTYEFQVTGTNQTGNYSCIFSSAIKVNGTFSLQVPAVHDGGKAVVSYNGDFLVLKCDTSTYKPLKWSWYKITEGELVPVNFSLERYDELSTKRNETKLRITDLAEIDSGSFMCKADFTVGESKGQVQIKVLSYMVPLKVFLAIAAEVVILVVIIVAYEVISKKKKGQEDVKKDYEPMSQLKSEDSSINEAGTTRQRKV from the exons ATGCAGAGCGCAGGGCTCAGTGCACACCCAGCTCTGCCGCTCCATCCACCCGGCTGCCCCGACATGCGGCTCTCCGCCctgctgcaccccctgctggtgccCCTCTGCTGCGGCATCCTGTCTGTGGCCTCCCCGGGCATCACCTCCAATACCGCAG gtccagATATGACACCGGAGGCTGCGCAAATGGGAGAAGATGTTTTTTCTAATTACACCAAAGCAATACATAGCTTACTGATAACAG ATTTTTCCACCAAGAAAATAGTCATCCATGATGCCCTCCATCTGAAGCTTGAGTGTACTTTAGTTGTTGGCTCCATGGATTCACAGATGAAAGTTTTATGGAAACACGGAGAGGAAGAAATCAGCAGCAACCAGTACACATACAATTATACCGATAACCAATGGCATACCACCTATGA ATTTCAAGTAACAGGCACGAACCAGACTGGGAATTACTCATGTATTTTCAGTTCTGCCATAAAAGTGAATGGAACATTTAGTTTACAAG TGCCTGCTGTTCACGATGGGGGCAAGGCTGTAGTGAGCTACAATGGAGATTTCTTAGTTCTTAAGTGCGATACCTCAACTTACAAACCCCTGAAATGGTCATGGTACAAGATCACTGAGGGGGAACTG GTGCCTGTAAATTTCTCTTTGGAAAGATACGATGAGCTTAGCACAAAACGCAACGAAACCAAGTTGCGCATTACAGATCTTGCCGAAATTGACAGCGGGAGCTTCATGTGCAAGGCCGACTTTACCGTTGGAGAAAGTAAAGGCCAAGTTCAGATTAAAGTTCTCAGCTACATGGTTCCTCTGAAGGTCTTCCTGGCGATAGCTGCTGAAGTTGTCATCCTAGTGGTCATCATAGTGGCTTATGAGGTcataagcaaaaagaaaaaggggCAGGAAG ATGTGAAGAAAGACTATGAACCAATGTCGCAACT AAAGTCGGAGGACAGCAGTATAAATGAAGCCGGCACCACGAGGCAGAGGAAGGTGTAA